From a region of the Equus przewalskii isolate Varuska chromosome 2, EquPr2, whole genome shotgun sequence genome:
- the HCRTR1 gene encoding orexin/Hypocretin receptor type 1 isoform X4 yields MEPSATPGAQTGVPSGSAEPSPLPPDYEDEFLRYLWRDYLYPKQYEWVLIAAYVAVFLVALVGNTLVCLAVWRNHHMRTVTNYFIVNLSLADVLVTAICLPASLLVDITESWLFGHALCKVIPYLQAVSVSVAVLTLSFIALDRWYAICHPLLFKSTARRARGSILGIWAVSLAVMVPQAAVMEYSSVLPELANRTRLFSVCDEHWADDLYPKIYHSCFFIVTYLAPLGLMAMAYFQIFRKLWGRQIPGTTSALVRKWKQPSDQSEDQGQGLSAKPQPRARAFLAEVKQMQARRKTAKMLMVVLLVFALCYLPISVLNVLKRVFGMFRQASDREAVYACFTFSHWLVYANSAANPIIYNFLSGKFREQFKAAFSCCLPGLGPCSSLKAPSPRSSASHKSLSLQSRCSVSKVSEHVVLTSVTTVLP; encoded by the exons ATGGAGCCCTCAGCCACCCCAGGGGCCCAGACGGGGGTCCCCAGTGGTAGCGCGGAACCGTCCCCGCTCCCTCCCGACTACGAAGACGAGTTTCTCCGCTACCTGTGGCGCGATTATCTGTACCCGAAGCAGTACGAGTGGGTCCTCATTGCAGCCTATGTGGCGGTGTTCCTCGTGGCCCTGGTGGGCAACACGCTGG TCTGCCTGGcagtatggcggaaccaccacatGAGGACGGTCACCAACTACTTCATCGTTAACCTGTCCCTGGCCGACGTGCTGGTGACGGCCATCTGCCTGCCGGCCAGCCTGCTGGTGGACATCACTGAGTCCTGGCTCTTTGGCCATGCCCTCTGCAAGGTCATCCCCTACCTACAG GCCGTGTCTGTGTCAGTGGCAGTGCTGACTCTCAGCTTCATCGCCCTGGACCGCTGGTATGCCATCTGCCACCCGCTGTTGTTCAAGAGCACCGCCCGGCGCGCCCGTGGCTCCATCCTGGGTATCTGGGCTGTGTCACTGGCTGTCATGGTGCCCCAGGCTGCTGTCATGGAATATAGCAGTGTGCTGCCCGAGCTAGCCAACCGTACCCGCCTCTTCTCTGTCTGTGACGAACACTGGGCAG ACGACCTCTATCCCAAGATCTACCACAGTTGCTTCTTCATTGTCACCTACCTGGCCCCGCTGGGCCTCATGGCCATGGCCTATTTCCAGATCTTCCGCAAGCTCTGGGGCCGCCAG ATCCCCGGCACCACCTCGGCCCTCGTGAGGAAGTGGAAGCAGCCCTCAGACCAGTCGGAGGACCAGGGGCAGGGCCTGAGTGCGAAGCCCCAGCCTCGGGCCCGCGCCTTCCTGGCCGAGGTGAAGCAGATGCAAGCTCGGAGGAAGACGGCCAAGATGCTGATGGTGGTGCTGCTGGTCTTCGCCCTCTGCTACCTGCCCATCAGTGTCCTCAATGTCCTCAAGAG GGTCTTTGGGATGTTCCGCCAAGCCAGCGACCGAGAAGCCGTCTACGCTTGCTTTACCTTCTCCCACTGGCTGGTGTATGCCAACAGCGCCGCCAACCCCATCATCTACAACTTCCTCAGCG GCAAATTCCGGGAGCAGTTTAAGGCTGCCTTctcctgctgcctgcctggcctgggTCCCTGCAGCTCTCTGAAGGCCCCCAGCCCCCGCTCCTCTGCTAGCCACAAGTCCCTGTCCTTGCAGAGCCGATGTTCCGTCTCCAAGGTCTCGGAGCATGTGGTGCTCACCAGCGTCACCACAGTGCTGCCCTAA
- the HCRTR1 gene encoding orexin/Hypocretin receptor type 1 isoform X2, which produces MGKPRLKGARRFGAGTPKTWVQDSGSPEGSGLRPVRAPLSPRSPGCPSSADSPELMEPSATPGAQTGVPSGSAEPSPLPPDYEDEFLRYLWRDYLYPKQYEWVLIAAYVAVFLVALVGNTLVCLAVWRNHHMRTVTNYFIVNLSLADVLVTAICLPASLLVDITESWLFGHALCKVIPYLQAVSVSVAVLTLSFIALDRWYAICHPLLFKSTARRARGSILGIWAVSLAVMVPQAAVMEYSSVLPELANRTRLFSVCDEHWADDLYPKIYHSCFFIVTYLAPLGLMAMAYFQIFRKLWGRQIPGTTSALVRKWKQPSDQSEDQGQGLSAKPQPRARAFLAEVKQMQARRKTAKMLMVVLLVFALCYLPISVLNVLKRVFGMFRQASDREAVYACFTFSHWLVYANSAANPIIYNFLSGKFREQFKAAFSCCLPGLGPCSSLKAPSPRSSASHKSLSLQSRCSVSKVSEHVVLTSVTTVLP; this is translated from the exons atggggaaaccgaggctgaaAGGGGCGCG GAGGTTTGGGGCTGGGACCCCAAAGACCTGGGTGCAAGACTCTGGGTCCCCTGAGGGAAGCGGGCTGAGGCCGGTCCGGGCTCCCCTCTCTCCGCGGAGCCCAGGATGCCCCTCGTCCGCAGACTCTCCTGAGCTCATGGAGCCCTCAGCCACCCCAGGGGCCCAGACGGGGGTCCCCAGTGGTAGCGCGGAACCGTCCCCGCTCCCTCCCGACTACGAAGACGAGTTTCTCCGCTACCTGTGGCGCGATTATCTGTACCCGAAGCAGTACGAGTGGGTCCTCATTGCAGCCTATGTGGCGGTGTTCCTCGTGGCCCTGGTGGGCAACACGCTGG TCTGCCTGGcagtatggcggaaccaccacatGAGGACGGTCACCAACTACTTCATCGTTAACCTGTCCCTGGCCGACGTGCTGGTGACGGCCATCTGCCTGCCGGCCAGCCTGCTGGTGGACATCACTGAGTCCTGGCTCTTTGGCCATGCCCTCTGCAAGGTCATCCCCTACCTACAG GCCGTGTCTGTGTCAGTGGCAGTGCTGACTCTCAGCTTCATCGCCCTGGACCGCTGGTATGCCATCTGCCACCCGCTGTTGTTCAAGAGCACCGCCCGGCGCGCCCGTGGCTCCATCCTGGGTATCTGGGCTGTGTCACTGGCTGTCATGGTGCCCCAGGCTGCTGTCATGGAATATAGCAGTGTGCTGCCCGAGCTAGCCAACCGTACCCGCCTCTTCTCTGTCTGTGACGAACACTGGGCAG ACGACCTCTATCCCAAGATCTACCACAGTTGCTTCTTCATTGTCACCTACCTGGCCCCGCTGGGCCTCATGGCCATGGCCTATTTCCAGATCTTCCGCAAGCTCTGGGGCCGCCAG ATCCCCGGCACCACCTCGGCCCTCGTGAGGAAGTGGAAGCAGCCCTCAGACCAGTCGGAGGACCAGGGGCAGGGCCTGAGTGCGAAGCCCCAGCCTCGGGCCCGCGCCTTCCTGGCCGAGGTGAAGCAGATGCAAGCTCGGAGGAAGACGGCCAAGATGCTGATGGTGGTGCTGCTGGTCTTCGCCCTCTGCTACCTGCCCATCAGTGTCCTCAATGTCCTCAAGAG GGTCTTTGGGATGTTCCGCCAAGCCAGCGACCGAGAAGCCGTCTACGCTTGCTTTACCTTCTCCCACTGGCTGGTGTATGCCAACAGCGCCGCCAACCCCATCATCTACAACTTCCTCAGCG GCAAATTCCGGGAGCAGTTTAAGGCTGCCTTctcctgctgcctgcctggcctgggTCCCTGCAGCTCTCTGAAGGCCCCCAGCCCCCGCTCCTCTGCTAGCCACAAGTCCCTGTCCTTGCAGAGCCGATGTTCCGTCTCCAAGGTCTCGGAGCATGTGGTGCTCACCAGCGTCACCACAGTGCTGCCCTAA
- the HCRTR1 gene encoding orexin/Hypocretin receptor type 1 isoform X1, with amino-acid sequence MQIPGALPDVSCLPSSLPCFRRFGAGTPKTWVQDSGSPEGSGLRPVRAPLSPRSPGCPSSADSPELMEPSATPGAQTGVPSGSAEPSPLPPDYEDEFLRYLWRDYLYPKQYEWVLIAAYVAVFLVALVGNTLVCLAVWRNHHMRTVTNYFIVNLSLADVLVTAICLPASLLVDITESWLFGHALCKVIPYLQAVSVSVAVLTLSFIALDRWYAICHPLLFKSTARRARGSILGIWAVSLAVMVPQAAVMEYSSVLPELANRTRLFSVCDEHWADDLYPKIYHSCFFIVTYLAPLGLMAMAYFQIFRKLWGRQIPGTTSALVRKWKQPSDQSEDQGQGLSAKPQPRARAFLAEVKQMQARRKTAKMLMVVLLVFALCYLPISVLNVLKRVFGMFRQASDREAVYACFTFSHWLVYANSAANPIIYNFLSGKFREQFKAAFSCCLPGLGPCSSLKAPSPRSSASHKSLSLQSRCSVSKVSEHVVLTSVTTVLP; translated from the exons ATGCAAATACCTGGCGCACTCCCTGAtgtttcctgtcttccttcctccctcccttgcttcAGGAGGTTTGGGGCTGGGACCCCAAAGACCTGGGTGCAAGACTCTGGGTCCCCTGAGGGAAGCGGGCTGAGGCCGGTCCGGGCTCCCCTCTCTCCGCGGAGCCCAGGATGCCCCTCGTCCGCAGACTCTCCTGAGCTCATGGAGCCCTCAGCCACCCCAGGGGCCCAGACGGGGGTCCCCAGTGGTAGCGCGGAACCGTCCCCGCTCCCTCCCGACTACGAAGACGAGTTTCTCCGCTACCTGTGGCGCGATTATCTGTACCCGAAGCAGTACGAGTGGGTCCTCATTGCAGCCTATGTGGCGGTGTTCCTCGTGGCCCTGGTGGGCAACACGCTGG TCTGCCTGGcagtatggcggaaccaccacatGAGGACGGTCACCAACTACTTCATCGTTAACCTGTCCCTGGCCGACGTGCTGGTGACGGCCATCTGCCTGCCGGCCAGCCTGCTGGTGGACATCACTGAGTCCTGGCTCTTTGGCCATGCCCTCTGCAAGGTCATCCCCTACCTACAG GCCGTGTCTGTGTCAGTGGCAGTGCTGACTCTCAGCTTCATCGCCCTGGACCGCTGGTATGCCATCTGCCACCCGCTGTTGTTCAAGAGCACCGCCCGGCGCGCCCGTGGCTCCATCCTGGGTATCTGGGCTGTGTCACTGGCTGTCATGGTGCCCCAGGCTGCTGTCATGGAATATAGCAGTGTGCTGCCCGAGCTAGCCAACCGTACCCGCCTCTTCTCTGTCTGTGACGAACACTGGGCAG ACGACCTCTATCCCAAGATCTACCACAGTTGCTTCTTCATTGTCACCTACCTGGCCCCGCTGGGCCTCATGGCCATGGCCTATTTCCAGATCTTCCGCAAGCTCTGGGGCCGCCAG ATCCCCGGCACCACCTCGGCCCTCGTGAGGAAGTGGAAGCAGCCCTCAGACCAGTCGGAGGACCAGGGGCAGGGCCTGAGTGCGAAGCCCCAGCCTCGGGCCCGCGCCTTCCTGGCCGAGGTGAAGCAGATGCAAGCTCGGAGGAAGACGGCCAAGATGCTGATGGTGGTGCTGCTGGTCTTCGCCCTCTGCTACCTGCCCATCAGTGTCCTCAATGTCCTCAAGAG GGTCTTTGGGATGTTCCGCCAAGCCAGCGACCGAGAAGCCGTCTACGCTTGCTTTACCTTCTCCCACTGGCTGGTGTATGCCAACAGCGCCGCCAACCCCATCATCTACAACTTCCTCAGCG GCAAATTCCGGGAGCAGTTTAAGGCTGCCTTctcctgctgcctgcctggcctgggTCCCTGCAGCTCTCTGAAGGCCCCCAGCCCCCGCTCCTCTGCTAGCCACAAGTCCCTGTCCTTGCAGAGCCGATGTTCCGTCTCCAAGGTCTCGGAGCATGTGGTGCTCACCAGCGTCACCACAGTGCTGCCCTAA
- the HCRTR1 gene encoding orexin/Hypocretin receptor type 1 isoform X3, translating into MQIPGALPDVSCLPSSLPCFRRFGAGTPKTWVQDSGSPEGSGLRPVRAPLSPRSPGCPSSADSPELMEPSATPGAQTGVPSGSAEPSPLPPDYEDEFLRYLWRDYLYPKQYEWVLIAAYVAVFLVALVGNTLVCLAVWRNHHMRTVTNYFIVNLSLADVLVTAICLPASLLVDITESWLFGHALCKVIPYLQAVSVSVAVLTLSFIALDRWYAICHPLLFKSTARRARGSILGIWAVSLAVMVPQAAVMEYSSVLPELANRTRLFSVCDEHWADDLYPKIYHSCFFIVTYLAPLGLMAMAYFQIFRKLWGRQIPGTTSALVRKWKQPSDQSEDQGQGLSAKPQPRARAFLAEVKQMQARRKTAKMLMVVLLVFALCYLPISVLNVLKRVFGMFRQASDREAVYACFTFSHWLVYANSAANPIIYNFLSAYP; encoded by the exons ATGCAAATACCTGGCGCACTCCCTGAtgtttcctgtcttccttcctccctcccttgcttcAGGAGGTTTGGGGCTGGGACCCCAAAGACCTGGGTGCAAGACTCTGGGTCCCCTGAGGGAAGCGGGCTGAGGCCGGTCCGGGCTCCCCTCTCTCCGCGGAGCCCAGGATGCCCCTCGTCCGCAGACTCTCCTGAGCTCATGGAGCCCTCAGCCACCCCAGGGGCCCAGACGGGGGTCCCCAGTGGTAGCGCGGAACCGTCCCCGCTCCCTCCCGACTACGAAGACGAGTTTCTCCGCTACCTGTGGCGCGATTATCTGTACCCGAAGCAGTACGAGTGGGTCCTCATTGCAGCCTATGTGGCGGTGTTCCTCGTGGCCCTGGTGGGCAACACGCTGG TCTGCCTGGcagtatggcggaaccaccacatGAGGACGGTCACCAACTACTTCATCGTTAACCTGTCCCTGGCCGACGTGCTGGTGACGGCCATCTGCCTGCCGGCCAGCCTGCTGGTGGACATCACTGAGTCCTGGCTCTTTGGCCATGCCCTCTGCAAGGTCATCCCCTACCTACAG GCCGTGTCTGTGTCAGTGGCAGTGCTGACTCTCAGCTTCATCGCCCTGGACCGCTGGTATGCCATCTGCCACCCGCTGTTGTTCAAGAGCACCGCCCGGCGCGCCCGTGGCTCCATCCTGGGTATCTGGGCTGTGTCACTGGCTGTCATGGTGCCCCAGGCTGCTGTCATGGAATATAGCAGTGTGCTGCCCGAGCTAGCCAACCGTACCCGCCTCTTCTCTGTCTGTGACGAACACTGGGCAG ACGACCTCTATCCCAAGATCTACCACAGTTGCTTCTTCATTGTCACCTACCTGGCCCCGCTGGGCCTCATGGCCATGGCCTATTTCCAGATCTTCCGCAAGCTCTGGGGCCGCCAG ATCCCCGGCACCACCTCGGCCCTCGTGAGGAAGTGGAAGCAGCCCTCAGACCAGTCGGAGGACCAGGGGCAGGGCCTGAGTGCGAAGCCCCAGCCTCGGGCCCGCGCCTTCCTGGCCGAGGTGAAGCAGATGCAAGCTCGGAGGAAGACGGCCAAGATGCTGATGGTGGTGCTGCTGGTCTTCGCCCTCTGCTACCTGCCCATCAGTGTCCTCAATGTCCTCAAGAG GGTCTTTGGGATGTTCCGCCAAGCCAGCGACCGAGAAGCCGTCTACGCTTGCTTTACCTTCTCCCACTGGCTGGTGTATGCCAACAGCGCCGCCAACCCCATCATCTACAACTTCCTCAGCG